In Arachis stenosperma cultivar V10309 chromosome 1, arast.V10309.gnm1.PFL2, whole genome shotgun sequence, one DNA window encodes the following:
- the LOC130944077 gene encoding uncharacterized acetyltransferase At3g50280-like — MESIRVISTSLVQAPNQSNESTEQKIHLTPWDLIFLPLETIQKGLLFQKPTKTEHHHTPFQINNLKHSFSTTLAFFPPLTGRFVITHHNEDKAATFHILCNNQGALFVHAVAENTTVNDILQAKYVPSIVHSFFQLNGVHNHQGTSQPLFAAQVTELVDGVFIGCTLNHTLGDGRSFWHFVNSWAEISRSGFNNKPSKLPSLERAFLVNDVELPIRFPFIEKDFEIIPNPEPPLPERFFHFTKEKIARLKAKANAEAGTEKIKISSLQSLLTHLWISVYRCKRVDPEDELSYFISLGVRPRLVPQLPESYFGNAAIFDSVRMRGRELLEGGIGKCALEMNKMIASYTDEKVRSHFESWLRNPTLFTLGRVANSNSLTTSSSPRFDVYGNDFGWGKPVAVRSGVANKRAGKMTVFAGNEEGSIDLEVCLPYDILEALWNDTQFTMDSVSFQGEGSHAELLVENF, encoded by the coding sequence ATGGAATCCATCCGAGTCATCTCCACAAGCTTAGTCCAAGCACCAAACCAAAGCAATGAATCAACTGAACAGAAGATCCATTTAACCCCTTGGGATCTCATTTTTCTCCCACTTGAAACCATCCAGAAAGGCCTTCTATTTCAGAAACCCACTAAAACAGAACACCACCATACACCATTCCAAATCAACAACCTCAAACATTCATTCTCCACCACCCTCGCCTTCTTTCCACCACTCACTGGCCGTTTCGTCATTACACACCACAACGAAGACAAAGCTGCCACGTTTCACATCCTCTGCAACAACCAAGGAGCACTCTTCGTCCACGCAGTAGCAGAGAACACAACCGTCAACGACATTCTTCAAGCCAAGTACGTTCCCTCCATTGTTCACTCCTTCTTCCAGCTTAACGGCGTTCACAACCACCAAGGCACGTCCCAGCCACTCTTTGCCGCTCAAGTCACGGAGTTAGTTGACGGCGTCTTCATTGGTTGCACTCTCAATCACACCCTCGGAGACGGCAGGTCGTTTTGGCATTTTGTCAATTCTTGGGCGGAAATCTCGCGCAGCGGCTTCAACAACAAACCATCGAAACTCCCTTCACTCGAACGCGCGTTTCTGGTAAACGACGTTGAGCTTCCAATACGGTTCCCTTTCATAGAAAAAGACTTCGAAATCATACCCAATCCAGAACCGCCGCTACCAGAGAGGTTCTTCCACTTCACAAAGGAGAAAATAGCAAGGCTGAAAGCGAAAGCTAACGCAGAAGCTGGCACAGAGAAAATCAAAATCTCTTCACTGCAATCGCTTTTAACACATCTTTGGATCTCTGTTTACCGTTGCAAGCGCGTGGATCCTGAAGATGAACTCTCCTACTTCATTTCACTTGGAGTTAGGCCACGGTTGGTTCCACAGTTGCCGGAGAGTTACTTCGGAAATGCGGCGATTTTCGACAGCGTGAGGATGAGAGGAAGGGAGCTTCTAGAAGGTGGAATTGGAAAGTGTGCTCTTGAGATGAACAAGATGATAGCTTCGTACACTGATGAGAAGGTGAGGAGTCACTTTGAATCTTGGTTGAGAAACCCAACTTTGTTTACTTTGGGGAGAGTGGCTAATAGTAATTCTTTGACGACTAGTAGCTCCCCGCGCTTCGATGTTTATGGTAATGATTTTGGGTGGGGAAAGCCTGTGGCGGTTCGGAGTGGCGTCGCAAACAAGCGTGCCGGAAAGATGACCGTGTTTGCTGGGAATGAAGAAGGTAGTATTGACCTCGAAGTGTGTCTTCCATATGACATCTTGGAGGCTTTGTGGAATGACACTCAGTTCACTATGGATTCCGTTTCATTTCAAGGTGAAGGGTCACATGCAGAGTTATTAGTTGAGAATTTTTag
- the LOC130960928 gene encoding 30S ribosomal protein S16-2, chloroplastic/mitochondrial-like, giving the protein MVVRIRLSRFGCKNKPFYRVMAADSRSPRDGKHLEVLGYYNPLPGQDNEKRMGLNFERVKYWLSVGAQPSEPVERLLFRAGLLPPPPMLAMARKGGPRDTRAVDALTGRILHQEKSVVANNDGDDGKQETPEAENS; this is encoded by the exons ATGGTCGTGAGGATTCGGTTATCACGGTTCGGGTGCAAGAACAAGCCATTCTATCGTGTCATGGCTGCTGATAGCAGATCCCCTAGAGATGGCAAGCACCTTGAAGTTCTGGGATACTATAATCCTTTGCCAG GCCAAGATAATGAGAAAAGAATGGGTCTCAATTTTGAGAGGGTCAA GTATTGGCTCTCTGTTGGAGCTCAACCATCAGAGCCTGTAGAACGTCTTCTGTTCCGAGCAGGGTTACTGCCTCCGCCACCAATGCTGGCGATGGCACGCAAGGGAGGTCCACGTGATACACGTGCCGTGGATGCTTTAACTGGACGCATCCTGCACCAAGAAAAGTCAGTTGTTGCCAACAATGATGGAGATGATGGAAAACAGGAAACTCCTGAAGCTGAAAACTCCTAA